A single window of Myripristis murdjan chromosome 21, fMyrMur1.1, whole genome shotgun sequence DNA harbors:
- the LOC115379463 gene encoding dedicator of cytokinesis protein 9 isoform X2: MQGRANKTPKKELVIESPQQYKSLAEAEVDSVPQVVVKPKVIEPLDYENVLVQRKTQILSDVLRDMLQFPLEDFQISTLRRQGRTLYPTVPENAEKEAQSLFVQECIKTYNSDWHVVNYKYEDYSGDFRQLPNKVSRPEKLAVHVFEVDEDVDKDEDTASLGSQKGGITKHGWLYKGNMNSAISVTMRSFKRRYFHLTQLGDGSYNLNFYKDEKISKEPKGTIFLDSCMGVVQNNKVRRFAFELKMQDKSTYLLAADSEAEMEEWISTLNKILHSSFEIAMQEKRNGDIHDDDELGKSDSSSGSLDSFQSARDIESKMRNETRLKLFTLDPDTQKLDFSGIEPDVKQFEEKFGKRILVNCNDLSFNLQSCVAENEEGPTTNVEPFYITLSLFDIQNNRKISSDFLVDLNHPSVRGLVANSNSQYMNGGGDSHHGGQRLVHGVPEAAMQYPRQGVFSVTCPHPDIFLVARIEKVLQGGITHCAEPYMKSSDSTKVAQKVLKNAKLACSRLGQYRMPFAWAARPLFKDASGTLDKSARFSALYRQDSNKLSNDDMFKLLADFRKPEKMAKLPVILGNLDVTIDNVAPDLTNCVTSSYIPVKQFDSSEKSSIFFEVEEFVPCIAKCSQPFTIYNNHLYVYPKHLKYDSQKSFAKARNIAVCIEFKDSDEEEAVSLKCIYGRPGGQLFTRNAFAAVLHHQQNPEFYDEFKIELPTQLHEKHHLLFTLYHVSCDSNSKASTKKRDMVETQVGYAWLPLLKDGRVIMNESHIPVAANLPAGYLSCQEGVGKHSGPEIKWVDGGKPLFKVSTHLVSTVYTQDQHLHNFFHHCQSTASAAQVSGGELVKYLKSLHAMESHVMIKFLPTILNQLFRVLTSATHEDVAVNVTRVMIHIVAQCHEEGLEHYLRSYVKYVFKTEPYTASTTKTVHEELAKAMTAILKPSTDFLTSNKLLKYSWYFFEALVKSMAQYLIESCKVKLSRNQRFSASFHHSVETLVNMMMPHITQKYKDNLDAARNANHSLAVFIKRCFTLMDRGFVFKQINNYINCFVPGDPKTLFEFKFEFLRVVCNHEHYVPLNLPMPFGKGRIQRFQDLQLDYSLTDDFCKNHFLVGLLLREVGAALQEFRDIRQISIQVLKNLMIKHTFDDRYTSKSQQARLATLYLPLFGLLQENVNRLNVKEVSPFSINHSNNNGREDSLLANTLMTPPRSSTFLENSLHKDVFGVISGTASPHTSSTPNINSVRHADSRGSLISTDSGNSLPEKNNDKANCLDKSQPASALGSTLLRCDKLDQAEIKSLLMCFLHVLKSMSEDALFTYWNKASSAELMDFFTLIEVCLHQFRYMGKRYIARNQDGAGPIAHERKSQTLPVSRNRAGMMHARLQQLSSLDNSYTFNHTYSHSDADVLNQSLLEANIATEVCLTVLDTLSIFIMGFKTQLCSDHGHNPLMKKVFEVHLCFLQINQSETALKQVFTSLRTFIYKFPCTFFEGRADMCASFCYEILKCCNSKLSSIRSDAAHLLYFLMKSNFDYTGRKSFVRTHLQVVIAVSQLIADVIGIGSTRFQQSLSIINNCANSDRTIKHTAFPSDVKDLTKRIRTVLMATAQMKEHERDPEMLVDLQYSLAKSYASTPELRKTWLDSMARIHVKNGDLSEAAMCYVHVAALVAEYLRRKGMFKQGCSAFRVVTPNIDEEASMMEDVGMQDVHFNEDVLMELLEECADGLWKAERYELISDIYKLIIPIYEKRRDFEKLAHLYDTLHRAYSKVTEVMHTGKRLLGTYFRVAFFGQAAQYQFTDSETEGFFEDEDGKEYIYKEPKFTPLSEISQRLLKLYSDKFGSENVKMIQDSGRINPKDLDSKYAYIQVTHVTPFLDEKELVDRRTDFEKSHNIRRFVFEMPFTISGKKQGGVEEQCKRRTILTTTHCFPYVKKRIAVMYQHHTDLNPIEVAIDEMSKKVAEIRQLCSSSEVDMIRLQLKLQGSISVQVNAGPLAYARAFLDDASTKKYPDNKVKQLKEVFRQFVEACGHGLGINERLIKEDQQEYHDEMKANYRDLARELSAIMHEQISPVEDGMKNTLPDSLHIFNAISGTPTGATIQGIPSSSSVV, translated from the exons ATTTCCACCTTGAGACGCCAAGGAAGAACTCTCTACCCAACAGTGCCTGAAAACGCGGAGAAGGAAGCTCAGAGTCTGTTTGTCCAAGAG TGCATTAAGACCTACAACTCTGATTGGCACGTTGTCAACTACAAGTATGAGGACTATTCTGGGGACTTTCGACAGCTTCCAAA CAAAGTGTCCAGACCGGAAAAACTGGCTGTCCATGTTTTTGAAGTGGATGAGGATGTTGACAAAGATGAG GACACAGCCTCCCTTGGCTCCCAGAAAGGCGGGATCACCAAGCATGGCTGGCTATACAAAGGCAACATGAATAGTGCCATCAGTGTCACCATGAGG TCTTTTAAGAGGAGATATTTCCACCTAACCCAGCTCGGTGACGGCTCCTACAATTTAAACTTCTACAAGGACGAGAAGATCTCCAAAGAGCCCAAAGGCACCATTTTCCTGGACTCGTGTATGGGTGTGGTTCAG AACAACAAGGTTCGGAGGTTTGCTTTTGAGCTGAAGATGCAGGATAAGAGCACCTACCTGCTGGCTGCAGACAGCGAAGCAGAGATGGAGGAATGGATCAGCACGCTCAACAAGATCCTGCACAGCAGCTTTGAGATCGCCATGCAGGAGAAGAGGAATGGAGATATccatgatg atGATGAGCTTGggaagtctgacagttcctctGGGAGTCTGGACAGCTTTCAG AGTGCACGAGACATTGAATCCAAGATGAGAAATGAAACCAGATTGAAGCTGTTCACCTTGGACCCTGACACACAG AAACTAGATTTCTCAGGGATAGAGCCGGATGTAAAGCAGTTTGAGGAGAAGTTTGGCAAACGCATCCTGGTGAACTGCAACGACCTCTCGTTCAATCTGCAAAGCTGCGTGGCGGAGAATGAGGAAGGGCCGACCACAAAT GTGGAGCCGTTCTACATCACTCTGTCGCTGTTCGACATCCAGAACAACAGGAAGATTTCCTCTGACTTTCTTGTGGACCTAAACCACCCGTCCGTCAGGGGCTTGGTGGCCAATTCCAACAGCCAGTACATGAACGGGGGTGGGGACAGCCACCACGGGGGGCAGCGACTGGTCCACGGGGTTCCAGAGGCAGCCATGCAGTATCCCAGACAG GGAGTGTTCTCGGTAACGTGCCCACACCCAGATATCTTCCTGGTGGCTCGCATAGAGAAAGTCCTTCAGGGGGGAATCACACACTGTGCCGAGCCATACATGAAGAGTTCAGACTCCACCAAg GTGGCACAGAAGGTTCTGAAAAATGCCAAGCTGGCTTGCAGCCGGTTAGGCCAGTACAGGATGCCTTTTGCCTGGGCCGCAAG GCCTCTGTTCAAAGATGCATCAGGGACGTTGGACAAAAGTGCCCGCTTCTCTGCCCTCTACAGACAGGACAGCAACAAGCTGTCCAATGATGACATGTTCAAACTGCTGGCTGACTTCAGAAA gcCAGAGAAGATGGCCAAGCTGCCTGTAATCTTAGGAAACCTAGATGTTACCATTGACAATGTAGCCCCTGACTTGACAA ATTGCGTTACCTCATCCTACATTCCTGTGAAGCAGTTTGATTCCAGTGAGAAAAGCAGCATCTTCTTCGAAGTGGAGGAGTTTGTACCGTGCATAGCCAAATGCTCCCAGCCTTTCACCATCTACAACAATCACCTCTATGTCTACCCAAAGCACTTGAAGTATGACAGCCAAAAATCTTTCGCAAAg GCTAGAAACATAGCTGTCTGCATCGAGTTCAAGGACTcagatgaggaggaggctgtTTCACTTAAG TGCATCTATGGCCGACCAGGAGGACAGTTGTTTACCAGAAATGCCTTTGCTGCAGTATTACATCACCAGCAAAACCCTGAGTTCTATGATGAG TTTAAGATTGAGCTGCCAACTCAGCTCCATGAGAAACACCATCTGCTCTTCACCCTCTaccatgtcagctgtgacagCAACAGCAAGGCCAGCACTAAGAAGAGAGACATGGTTGAGACTCAAG TGGGTTATGCCTGGCTCCCATTGCTGAAGGATGGCCGGGTGATCATGAATGAGAGTCACATCCCTGTGGCTGCCAACCTGCCTGCTGGATACCTCAGCTGTCAGGAGGGTGTCGGCAAG CATTCAGGTCCTGAAATCAAATGGGTGGATGGAGGCAAGCCTTTATTCAAGGTGTCCACTCACCTTGTGTCCACTGTCTACACTCAG GATCAACATTTGCACAATTTTTTTCACCACTGTCAGAGCACAGCATCTGCAGCCCAAGTATCAGGAGGAGAACTGGTCAAATACCTGAAG AGTCTTCATGCCATGGAGAGTCATGTGATGATCAAGTTCCTGCCCACCATTCTGAATCAGCTGTTTCGGGTGCTGACCAGTGCCACCCATGAGGACGTGGCAGTAAACGTCACCAG AGTCATGATTCACATTGTTGCCCAGTGCCACGAGGAAGGGTTGGAGCACTACCTGAGATCCTATGTAAAG TATGTATTCAAGACTGAGCCATACACAGCCTCCACCACCAAAACAGTGCATGAGGAGTTAGCTAAAGCCATGACTGCTATCCTTAAGCCTTCCACTGACTTCCTCACCAGTAACAAGCTGCTCAAG TACTCCTGGTATTTCTTTGAAGCCTTAGTCAAGTCCATGGCTCAGTACTTGATTGAGAGTTGTAAAGTGAAG CTGTCCAGGAATCAGCGCTTCTCAGCGTCCTTCCATCACAGTGTGGAGACTCTCGTCAACATGATGATGCCACACATCACTCAGAAGTACAAGGACAACCTGGATGCTGCCAGGAATGCCAACCACAGCCTGGCAGTCTTCATCAAG CGCTGTTTTACCCTGATGGACAGAGGCTTTGTCTTCAAACAGATCAACAACTATATCAACTGTTTTGTGCCTGGAGATCCCAAG ACACTGTTTGAGTTCAAGTTCGAGTTCCTGCGTGTTGTGTGCAACCATGAGCACTACGTACCCTTAAACCTGCCCATGCCTTTTGGAAAGGGAAGGATACAGAGATTTCAAG ACCTCCAGCTGGATTACTCGCTGACAGATGACTTCTGTAAGAACCACTTCCTGGTCGGGCTGCTCCTCAGGGAGGTCGGTGCAGCTCTGCAGGAGTTCAGGGACATTCGTCAGATATCCATCCAAGTGTTGAAGAACTTGATGATCAAGCACACGTTTGATGACCGCTACACCTCCAAG AGCCAGCAAGCCAGGTTGGCCACGCTGTACTTGCCCCTGTTCGGTCTGCTCCAAGAGAATGTGAACAGGCTGAATGTGAAGGAAGTGTCCCCATTCAGCATCAACCACTCCAATAAT AACGGAAGAGAAGACTCTCTCCTGGCCAACACCCTGATGACCCCTCCCAGATCCAGCACTTTTCTGGAAAACAGCCTGCACAAGGATGTTTTTGGAGTCATCTCCGGCACCG CTTCACCTCACACATCGTCTACCCCCAACATAAACTCAGTGCGACATGCTGATTCTCGTGGCTCGCTCATCAGCACCGACTCTGGAAACAGCCTGCCTGAGAAGAACAATGACAAGGCCAACTGTCTGGACAAG AGCCAGCCTGCCTCGGCCCTGGGCAGCACCCTGCTGCGATGTGACAAACTGGACCAGGCCGAGATCAAGAGCCTCCTCATGTGTTTCTTACATGTGCTGAAAAGCATGTCTGAAG ATGCTCTGTTCACATACTGGAACAAAGCCTCATCTGCTGAGCTTATGGATTTCTTCACTCTAATCGA AGTGTGCCTCCATCAGTTCAGATACATGGGAAAGAGATACATTGCCAG GAACCAGGATGGGGCGGGACCCATAGCACATGAGCGGAAGTCTCAGACTCTGCCTGTGTCCCGTAACAGGGCGGGAATGATGCATGCCCGCTTACAGCAGCTCAGCAGCCTGGATAACTCATACACTTTTAACCACA CTTACAGCCACTCTGATGCAGATGTGCTAAACCAGTCTCTCCTTGAGGCCAACATCGCCACTGAAGTGTGCCTGACTGTTCTGGACACACTCAGCATCTTCATCATGGGCTTCAAG ACACAACTGTGCTCTGATCATGGCCACAACCCGCTGATGAAGAAGGTGTTTGAGGTCCACCTGTGTTTTCTGCAGATCAATCAGTCAGAAACGGCCCTCAAGCAGGTCTTCACCTCACTGCGCACCTTCATCTACAAG TTCCCCTGCACATTTTTCGAAGGCCGTGCAGACATGTGCGCTTCCTTCTGCTATGAGATCTTGAAATGCTGTAACTCCAAACTGAGCTCCATCCGCAGTGATGCAGCCCACCTACTCTACTTCCTCATGAAGAGCAACTTTGACTACACAGGCCGCAAGTCCTTTGTCCGAACGCACTTACAG GTGGTGATCGCTGTCAGCCAGTTGATAGCAGATGTCATCGGCATCGGCAGTACCCGCTTCCAGCAGTCTCTGTCAATAATCAACAACTGTGCCAACAGCGACAGGACcattaag CACACCGCTTTTCCATCAGATGTGAAGGACCTGACCAAACGGATCAGGACGGTCCTGATGGCGACGGCTCAGATGAAGGAGCATGAGAGAGACCCAGAGATGTTGGTGGATCTTCAGTATAGTCTGGCCAAATCCTACGCCAGCACACCTGAGCTCCGCAAGACGTGGCTGGACAGCATGGCTCGAATCCACGTGAAGAACGGAGACCTTTCGGAG gCAGCCATGTGCTATGTGCATGTTGCAGCACTTGTAGCAGAATACCTGCGGAGAAAAG GCATGTTCAAGCAGGGCTGTTCAGCATTCCGCGTCGTGACTCCAAATATTGATGAAGAGGCATCAATGATGGAGGATGTCGGCATGCAGGATGTCCATTTCAATGAG GATGTCCTGATGGAGCTCCTGGAAGAGTGTGCAGACGGACTGTGGAAAGCTGAGCGATATGAGCTCATCTCTGACATCTACAAGCTCATAATCCCAATTTATGAAAAGCGCAGGGACTTTGAG aAACTGGCCCACCTGTATGACACACTGCATCGTGCATACAGCAAAGTCACAGAGGTCATGCATACAGGCAAGAGATTGCTGGGCACCTACTTCAGAGTGGCCTTCTTTGGCCAG GCAGCG CAGTACCAGTTTACTGACTCAGAGACTGAG GGTTTCTTTGAGGATGAAGATGGGAAGGAGTACATCTACAAAGAACCCAAATTCACTCCCCTGTCAGAGATTTCTCAACGACTTCTTAAGTTGTACTCTGACAAATTTGGATCAGAAAATGTGAAGATGATTCAGGACTCTGGAAGG ATCAACCCCAAAGACCTGGACTCCAAGTACGCCTATATCCAAGTGACACATGTGACTCCTTTCCTGGATGAGAAGGAGCTggtggacaggaggacagacttTGAAAAAAGCCACAACATCCGCCGCTTTGTGTTTGAGATGCCTTTCACCATCTCGGGCAAAAAGcaaggaggagtggaggagcagTGTAAACGAAGGACCATACTAACCA CAACACATTGCTTCCCCTATGTAAAGAAGCGCATAGCGGTGATGTATCAGCACCACACTGATCTGAACCCTATCGAGGTGGCCATCGATGAGATGAGCAAGAAGGTTGCTGAGATCAGACAGCTCTGCTCCTCCAGTGAGGTGGACATGATCCGCCTGCAGCTCAAGCTACAGGGCAGCATCAGTGTCCAG GTAAATGCTGGGCCACTTGCTTATGCCCGAGCTTTTCTTGATGATGCCAGCACCAAGAAGTATCCAGACAACAAGGTCAAACAGCTGAAAGAGGTCTTCAG GCAGTTTGTGGAAGCGTGTGGCCACGGCTTAGGCATTAATGAGCGATTGATCAAAGAGGACCAACAGGAGTACCATGATGAGATGAAAGCCAACTATAGAGACCTGGCCCGGGAGCTCTCTGCCATCATGCACGAGCAA ATCAGTCCAGTGGAAGATGGCATGAAGAACACTCTTCCAGACTCGCTTCACATCTTTAATGCCATCAGTGGCACACCAACTGGTGCCACCATCCAGGGCATCCCCAGTTCGTCCTCAGTGGTATGA